A window of Onychostoma macrolepis isolate SWU-2019 chromosome 01, ASM1243209v1, whole genome shotgun sequence contains these coding sequences:
- the LOC131546214 gene encoding uncharacterized protein LOC131546214 isoform X1: MFLLFHQKSIDGEEVEMKVSPGDNITLYCDHSVTFGSLIVWIRNCSHENQPSLIIDFRKLDVEIFQRFSFIHNRYNNSHDLHITNISVSDLGLYYCAKLENKVNQDEKGILSSSEVYSYGNRTTRLSLEEVTSCSEPSAPPDCLLCWTLLFSVCPVCVFLSFICVFYLFCKKTDAATDQKDKLKGRNTAECADEEVCYASLDVITKRQKQRKTKRVQSSDFSTYAQVRTQTEET, translated from the exons Atgt ttttactgtttcATCAAAAAAGCATCGATGGAGAAGAAGTGGAGATGAAAGTCAGTCCAGGAGACAACATCACTCTCTACTGTGATCACTCTGTAACTTTTGGTTCTCTCATTGTATGGATAAGAAACTGCTCTCATGAAAATCAACCCTCTCTCATAATAGATTTTAGGAAACTGGACGTTGAGATATTTCAGCGATTCAGCTTTATCCACAACCGTTATAATAATTCTCATGATCTACATATCACTAACATCAGTGTCTCTGATCTGGGACTGTACTACTGTGCAAAACTAGAGAATAAGGTAAATCAAGATGAAAAAGGCATCCTCTCCTCATCTGAGGTGTACTCTTATGGAAACCGGACAACTCGTCTCTCTCTGGAAG AAGTGACTTCCTGTTCTGAACCCTCTGCACCTCCTGACTGTCTGCTCTGCTGGACGCTTCTGTTTAGTGTGTGTCCAGTGTGTGTTTTCCTCTCCTTCATCTGTGTGTTCTACCTCTTTTGTAAGAAAACAG ATGCTGCGACAGATCAGAAAGATAAGTTAAAAGGTAGAAATACAGCTGAG TGTGCGGATGAAGAGGTGTGTTATGCATCTTTAGACGTGATAACCAAGAGACAAAAACAACGCAAGACAAAGCGAGTGCAGAGTTCTGACTTCAGTACTTACGCTCAGGTCAGAACACAAACTGAAGAGACCTAA
- the LOC131546214 gene encoding uncharacterized protein LOC131546214 isoform X3 has protein sequence MFLLFHQKSIDGEEVEMKVSPGDNITLYCDHSVTFGSLIVWIRNCSHENQPSLIIDFRKLDVEIFQRFSFIHNRYNNSHDLHITNISVSDLGLYYCAKLENKVNQDEKGILSSSEVYSYGNRTTRLSLEDAATDQKDKLKGRNTAECADEEVCYASLDVITKRQKQRKTKRVQSSDFSTYAQVRTQTEET, from the exons Atgt ttttactgtttcATCAAAAAAGCATCGATGGAGAAGAAGTGGAGATGAAAGTCAGTCCAGGAGACAACATCACTCTCTACTGTGATCACTCTGTAACTTTTGGTTCTCTCATTGTATGGATAAGAAACTGCTCTCATGAAAATCAACCCTCTCTCATAATAGATTTTAGGAAACTGGACGTTGAGATATTTCAGCGATTCAGCTTTATCCACAACCGTTATAATAATTCTCATGATCTACATATCACTAACATCAGTGTCTCTGATCTGGGACTGTACTACTGTGCAAAACTAGAGAATAAGGTAAATCAAGATGAAAAAGGCATCCTCTCCTCATCTGAGGTGTACTCTTATGGAAACCGGACAACTCGTCTCTCTCTGGAAG ATGCTGCGACAGATCAGAAAGATAAGTTAAAAGGTAGAAATACAGCTGAG TGTGCGGATGAAGAGGTGTGTTATGCATCTTTAGACGTGATAACCAAGAGACAAAAACAACGCAAGACAAAGCGAGTGCAGAGTTCTGACTTCAGTACTTACGCTCAGGTCAGAACACAAACTGAAGAGACCTAA
- the LOC131547978 gene encoding uncharacterized protein LOC131547978, translating into MERPRLAVIVLMYVLLFCQKSIDGEEVEMKVRPGDNITLYCDRSVTLGYIIVWIRNCSHENQPSLIIHFMQGFRWGLEAFQRFNFIHNRYNNSYDLYITNISVSDLGTYYCAKLENKVNQDEKGILSSSEVYSYGNRTTLLSLEVTSCSEPSAPPDCLLCWTLLFSVCPVCVLLSSICVLCLCCKKTTDAATDQKDKLKARNTVECVDEEVCYASLDVITKRQKQRKTKRVQSSDFSTYAQVRTQTEET; encoded by the exons ATGGAGAGGCCAAGACTTGCTGTCATCGTGCTCATGT ATGTCTTACTGTTCTGTCAGAAAAGCATCGATGGAGAAGAAGTGGAGATGAAAGTCAGACCAGGAGACAACATCACTCTCTACTGTGATCGCTCTGTAACTCTTGGTTATATCATTGTATGGATAAGAAACTGCTCTCATGAAAATCAACCCTCtctcataatacattttatgcaaGGGTTTAGATGGGGCCTGGAGGCATTTCAGCGATTCAACTTTATCCACAACCGTTATAATAATTCTTATGATCTATATATCACTAACATCAGTGTCTCTGATCTGGGAACGTACTACTGTGCAAAACTAGAGAATAAGGTAAATCAAGATGAAAAAGGCATCCTCTCCTCATCAGAAGTGTACTCTTATGGAAACCGAACAACTCTTCTCTCTCTGGAAG TGACTTCCTGTTCTGAACCCTCTGCACCTCCTGACTGTCTGCTCTGCTGGACGCTGCTGTTCAGTGTGTGTCCGGTGTGTGTTCTCCTCTCCTCCATATGTGTGTTATGCCTCTGTTGTAAGAAAACTACAG ATGCTGCGACAGATCAGAAAGACAAGTTAAAAGCTAGAAATACAGTTGAG tgcGTGGATGAAGAGGTGTGTTATGCATCTTTAGACGTGATAACCAAGAGACAAAAACAACGCAAGACAAAGCGAGTGCAGAGTTCTGACTTCAGTACTTACGCTCAGGTCAGAACACAAACTGAAGAGACCTAA
- the LOC131546214 gene encoding uncharacterized protein LOC131546214 isoform X2, whose product MFLLFHQKSIDGEEVEMKVSPGDNITLYCDHSVTFGSLIVWIRNCSHENQPSLIIDFRKLDVEIFQRFSFIHNRYNNSHDLHITNISVSDLGLYYCAKLENKVNQDEKGILSSSEVYSYGNRTTRLSLEVTSCSEPSAPPDCLLCWTLLFSVCPVCVFLSFICVFYLFCKKTDAATDQKDKLKGRNTAECADEEVCYASLDVITKRQKQRKTKRVQSSDFSTYAQVRTQTEET is encoded by the exons Atgt ttttactgtttcATCAAAAAAGCATCGATGGAGAAGAAGTGGAGATGAAAGTCAGTCCAGGAGACAACATCACTCTCTACTGTGATCACTCTGTAACTTTTGGTTCTCTCATTGTATGGATAAGAAACTGCTCTCATGAAAATCAACCCTCTCTCATAATAGATTTTAGGAAACTGGACGTTGAGATATTTCAGCGATTCAGCTTTATCCACAACCGTTATAATAATTCTCATGATCTACATATCACTAACATCAGTGTCTCTGATCTGGGACTGTACTACTGTGCAAAACTAGAGAATAAGGTAAATCAAGATGAAAAAGGCATCCTCTCCTCATCTGAGGTGTACTCTTATGGAAACCGGACAACTCGTCTCTCTCTGGAAG TGACTTCCTGTTCTGAACCCTCTGCACCTCCTGACTGTCTGCTCTGCTGGACGCTTCTGTTTAGTGTGTGTCCAGTGTGTGTTTTCCTCTCCTTCATCTGTGTGTTCTACCTCTTTTGTAAGAAAACAG ATGCTGCGACAGATCAGAAAGATAAGTTAAAAGGTAGAAATACAGCTGAG TGTGCGGATGAAGAGGTGTGTTATGCATCTTTAGACGTGATAACCAAGAGACAAAAACAACGCAAGACAAAGCGAGTGCAGAGTTCTGACTTCAGTACTTACGCTCAGGTCAGAACACAAACTGAAGAGACCTAA